The Solanum lycopersicum chromosome 6, SLM_r2.1 genome has a window encoding:
- the LOC101247132 gene encoding glycylpeptide N-tetradecanoyltransferase 1-like, whose translation MADDSKAAENHNLTSDSNLSSESGNEVSIDSLARKVQESLSLSKRHKFWETQPVGQFKDLGDSSLPEGPIEPPTPLTEVKQEPYNLPSPYEWTTCDLDSEDMCNEVYLLLTNNYVEDDENMFRFNYSKEFLRWALHPPGYYKSWHIGVRVKTSKKLVAFITGVPAKIRARDNVVIMAEINFLCVHKKLRSKRLAPVMIKEVTRRVHLENIWQAAYTAGVVLPTPVSTCQYWHRSLNPKKLIDVGFSRLGARMTMSRTIKLYKLPDQTVTPGFRKMELHDVPAVTRLLRDYLKHFVVAPDFDENDVEHWLLPKEGVVDSYLVESPESHEITDFCSFYTLPSSILGNQNYSTLKAAYSYYNVSTKTPWIQLMNDALIVAKKKDFDVFNALDVMHNETFLKELKFGPGDGQLHYYLYNYRIKHVLRPSELGLVLL comes from the coding sequence ATGGCtgatgatagtaaggcagctgAGAACCATAACCTCACTTCGGATAGTAACTTATCTTCAGAAAGCGGTAATGAGGTATCAATTGATTCCTTAGCACGAAAGGTACAAGAATCTCTCTCACTGTCGAAGAGGCATAAGTTTTGGGAGACCCAACCAGTGGGCCAGTTCAAGGATCTTGGAGATTCAAGCTTGCCTGAAGGTCCTATTGAACCTCCAACACCCTTAACTGAAGTTAAACAGGAGCCTTACAATCTTCCTAGTCCATATGAGTGGACCACCTGTGATTTGGACTCAGAAGATATGTGTAATGAGGTCTATCTTCTGCTAACAAACAATTATGTAGAAGATGATGAGAACATGTTTAGGTTCAATTACTCAAAGGAATTTCTTCGATGGGCACTACATCCTCCAGGTTACTATAAGAGCTGGCACATAGGAGTCAGAGTGAAGACCTCAAAAAAATTGGTTGCTTTTATCACAGGGGTACCTGCAAAGATACGTGCTAGAGATAACGTCGTGATCATGGCAGAGATAAACTTTCTGTGTGTTCATAAGAAGCTTAGATCAAAGAGACTTGCTCCTGTCATGATAAAGGAGGTCACAAGGAGAGTTCACTTGGAAAACATTTGGCAAGCTGCTTATACAGCTGGGGTGGTTCTTCCAACACCTGTATCCACATGTCAATATTGGCATAGATCTTTGAATCCAAAGAAGCTTATCGATGTCGGATTTTCTAGGCTTGGTGCGAGGATGACAATGAGCCGCACAATAAAGCTTTACAAGTTACCTGATCAGACCGTCACACCTGGGTTCAGAAAGATGGAGCTCCATGATGTTCCTGCTGTTACTCGATTGCTTAGGGATTACTTGAAGCACTTTGTGGTTGCACCTGATTTTGATGAGAATGACGTAGAGCACTGGCTTCTGCCAAAGGAGGGTGTTGTTGACAGCTATCTGGTTGAAAGCCCCGAGTCTCATGAAATCACTGACTTCTGCAGTTTTTACACCCTCCCTTCATCAATTCTTGGTAATCAGAATTATTCCACTCTGAAGGCTGCTTATTCTTATTACAACGTTTCAACTAAAACTCCATGGATTCAGTTGATGAATGATGCTCTCATAGTGGCTAAGAAAAAGGATTTTGACGTTTTCAATGCTCTAGATGTTATGCATAACGAAACTTTCTTGAAGGAACTAAAGTTTGGCCCCGGTGATGGGCAACTCCACTACTATCTCTACAACTATCGAATAAAGCATGTTTTAAGACCATCAGAACTTGGGCTTGTACTGTTGTAA
- the LOC101244494 gene encoding eukaryotic initiation factor 4A-8 isoform X2 gives MARLAPEGAQFDARQFDSKMNDLLAAEGKDFFTSYDEVYDSFDAMGLQENLLRGIYAYGFEKPSAIQQRGIVPFCKGLDVIQQAQSGTGKTATFCSGILQQLDYGLIQCQSLVLAPTRELAQQIEKVMRALGDYLGVKVHACVGGTSVREDQRILAAGVHVVVGTPGRVFDMLRRQSLRPDCLRMFVLDEADEMLSRGFKDQIYDIFQMLPTKVQVGVFSATMPPEALDITRKFMNKPVRILVKRDELTLEGIKQFYVNVDKEEWKLETLCDLYETLAITQSVIFVNTRRKVDWLTDKMRSRDHTVSATHGDMDQNTRDIIMREFRSGSSRVLITTDLLARGIDVQQVSLVINYDLPTQPENYLHRIGRSGRFGRKGVAINFVTTDDERMLFDIQKFYNVVIEELPSNVADLL, from the exons ATGGCACGCTTGGCACCAGAAGGAGCTCAATTTGATGCTCGACAGTTCGATTCTAAGATGAATGATTT ACTTGCCGCTGAGGGAAAAGATTTCTTTACTTCATATGACGAGGTGTATGACAGTTTCGATGCTATGGGTCTGCAAGAAAATCTTCTCAGGGGCATTTATGCTTATG GTTTTGAGAAACCATCTGCCATTCAGCAGAGGGGTATCGTACCATTTTGCAAGGGACTTGATGTAATTCAGCAAGCTCAATCTGGCACAGGGAAGACAGCTACTTTTTGTTCTGGAATTTTGCAGCAACTTGATTATGGTTTAATTCAATGCCAATCATTGGTGTTGGCACCTACTCGAGAACTTGCACAGCAGATTGAGAAGGTTATGCGAGCACTTGGTGACTATCTTGGGGTTAAGGTCCATGCTTGTGTAGGTGGCACTAGTGTCAGGGAGGATCAACGCATTCTCGCAGCTGGTGTTCATGTTGTTGTTGGCACCCCTGGACGTGTGTTTGACATGTTGCGAAGACAGTCCCTCCGTCCTGATTGCCTCAGAATGTTTGTGCTAGACGAGGCTGATGAAATGCTGTCACGGGGTTTTAAGGATCAG ATATATGATATTTTCCAGATGCTGCCTACCAAAGTTCAAGTCGGAGTGTTTTCTGCGACCATGCCACCAGAAGCCCTTGACATCACAAGAAAGTTCATGAATAAGCCTGTGAGAATCTTGGTTAAACGTGATGAATTGACACTTGAGGGTATCAAACAGTTCTACGTCAATGTagataaggaggaatggaaGCTTGAGACGCTCTGTGATCTATACGAGACACTTGCCATCACTCAGAGTGTTATCTTTGTGAACACTAGGCGCAAGGTCGATTGGTTGACGGACAAAATGCGAAGCCGTGACCACACGGTTTCAGCTACACATGGAGATATGGACCAGAACACTAGAGACATAATCATGCGTGAGTTTCGCTCTGGTTCTTCCCGTGTCCTTATCACAACTGATCTGTTGGCTCGTGGTATCGATGTACAACAAGTATCCCTTGTTATCAACTATGATCTCCCAACTCAGCCGGAGAATTATCTCCATCGTATTGGAAGAAGTGGAAGGTTTGGAAGGAAAGGAGTTGCGATCAACTTTGTGACAACAGACGACGAAAGAATGTTGtttgatattcaaaaattctACAATGTGGTCATCGAAGAACTCCCTTCAAACGTCGCTGACCTCCTCTGA
- the LOC101244494 gene encoding eukaryotic initiation factor 4A-8 isoform X1: MAVMARLAPEGAQFDARQFDSKMNDLLAAEGKDFFTSYDEVYDSFDAMGLQENLLRGIYAYGFEKPSAIQQRGIVPFCKGLDVIQQAQSGTGKTATFCSGILQQLDYGLIQCQSLVLAPTRELAQQIEKVMRALGDYLGVKVHACVGGTSVREDQRILAAGVHVVVGTPGRVFDMLRRQSLRPDCLRMFVLDEADEMLSRGFKDQIYDIFQMLPTKVQVGVFSATMPPEALDITRKFMNKPVRILVKRDELTLEGIKQFYVNVDKEEWKLETLCDLYETLAITQSVIFVNTRRKVDWLTDKMRSRDHTVSATHGDMDQNTRDIIMREFRSGSSRVLITTDLLARGIDVQQVSLVINYDLPTQPENYLHRIGRSGRFGRKGVAINFVTTDDERMLFDIQKFYNVVIEELPSNVADLL, from the exons ATGGCAGTCATGGCACGCTTGGCACCAGAAGGAGCTCAATTTGATGCTCGACAGTTCGATTCTAAGATGAATGATTT ACTTGCCGCTGAGGGAAAAGATTTCTTTACTTCATATGACGAGGTGTATGACAGTTTCGATGCTATGGGTCTGCAAGAAAATCTTCTCAGGGGCATTTATGCTTATG GTTTTGAGAAACCATCTGCCATTCAGCAGAGGGGTATCGTACCATTTTGCAAGGGACTTGATGTAATTCAGCAAGCTCAATCTGGCACAGGGAAGACAGCTACTTTTTGTTCTGGAATTTTGCAGCAACTTGATTATGGTTTAATTCAATGCCAATCATTGGTGTTGGCACCTACTCGAGAACTTGCACAGCAGATTGAGAAGGTTATGCGAGCACTTGGTGACTATCTTGGGGTTAAGGTCCATGCTTGTGTAGGTGGCACTAGTGTCAGGGAGGATCAACGCATTCTCGCAGCTGGTGTTCATGTTGTTGTTGGCACCCCTGGACGTGTGTTTGACATGTTGCGAAGACAGTCCCTCCGTCCTGATTGCCTCAGAATGTTTGTGCTAGACGAGGCTGATGAAATGCTGTCACGGGGTTTTAAGGATCAG ATATATGATATTTTCCAGATGCTGCCTACCAAAGTTCAAGTCGGAGTGTTTTCTGCGACCATGCCACCAGAAGCCCTTGACATCACAAGAAAGTTCATGAATAAGCCTGTGAGAATCTTGGTTAAACGTGATGAATTGACACTTGAGGGTATCAAACAGTTCTACGTCAATGTagataaggaggaatggaaGCTTGAGACGCTCTGTGATCTATACGAGACACTTGCCATCACTCAGAGTGTTATCTTTGTGAACACTAGGCGCAAGGTCGATTGGTTGACGGACAAAATGCGAAGCCGTGACCACACGGTTTCAGCTACACATGGAGATATGGACCAGAACACTAGAGACATAATCATGCGTGAGTTTCGCTCTGGTTCTTCCCGTGTCCTTATCACAACTGATCTGTTGGCTCGTGGTATCGATGTACAACAAGTATCCCTTGTTATCAACTATGATCTCCCAACTCAGCCGGAGAATTATCTCCATCGTATTGGAAGAAGTGGAAGGTTTGGAAGGAAAGGAGTTGCGATCAACTTTGTGACAACAGACGACGAAAGAATGTTGtttgatattcaaaaattctACAATGTGGTCATCGAAGAACTCCCTTCAAACGTCGCTGACCTCCTCTGA